The nucleotide sequence TAGTGCATCCTCGCGATAATAATACTGATGTGATTCAATTGGGGGATGCGGCTTCCCCCACTCAAACTCCGTCGAGGTGACCGCGCCGAGCTCGAGGCGCGGGTGCGATCCAACACCATCGAGGCCAGAGCGGCCAAGCGGGCACGCATGATCCTCCTCATGGCCGACGGCGAGTCGAATCGCGCCATCGGCGAGCTGGTCGATCTGCACTACAACCAGGTCGGCATCTGGCGGAAGCGCTACGAGGAGTTCGGGCTGGCCGGGCTCGAGGATGAAGAGCGCCCGGGGCGTCCGGTCGTCTACGACCACGATGACGTCTTGCTCTTGGTAAAGCTGGTGACCGAGGACCCGCCAGAGGGGGCGACTCGTTGGACCATGGAGGCCCTGGCCGGGGCCATGGCCTCCCATGGCGTGGCCATCTCGGCCTCTCAGGCCTGGAGGATCTGCAAGTCATTGGACCTCAAGCCCTGGCAGGTGGAGTCCTGGATGACCAGCCATGACCCGGACTTCTGGGCCAAGGCGTCCGATGTCTGTGGGCTCTACCTCAACCCACCGCAGAACGCGGTGGTGTGGAGCGTGGACGAGAAGTCGGGAATGCAGGCCAAGTCCAGGATCAACCCCACCAAGCCGTCCGTCCCGGGAAGGCGGGCGCGACGGGAGTTCGAGTACAAGCGCAACGGGACAGCGGTCCTCTTCGCCGCCCTCGACGTCCACGACGGCGGCATCGCCGGCTGGGTCACCGACTCGACCCGGTCGGAGAATTTCGTGGAGTTCCTGGGCGACCTGGTGCGCCAGACGCCCAACGGCCTCGACCTGCACTGCATCGCCGACAACCTGAGCGCCCACAAGACTGGCGCAGTCGCTACCTTCTTGGAAGAGAATCCCCATGTGCACATCCACTACACACCCACCCACGCCAGCTGGCTCAACCAGGTCGAGCTCTTCTTTTCGATCCTCGAACGCCGGCTGCTGCGACGAGGTGAGTTCGCCTCGGTCGAAGAACTGGCCGATCGCATCATCGCCTTCATCAAGGACTACAACCGCAGAGCGGCCCCGTTTCGGTGGACCTACGACGGTCGTCCACTACGAGTCGCGTAAGTCACAATGATTAACGCGCGAGAGCACTAG is from Chloroflexota bacterium and encodes:
- a CDS encoding IS630 family transposase, which codes for MILLMADGESNRAIGELVDLHYNQVGIWRKRYEEFGLAGLEDEERPGRPVVYDHDDVLLLVKLVTEDPPEGATRWTMEALAGAMASHGVAISASQAWRICKSLDLKPWQVESWMTSHDPDFWAKASDVCGLYLNPPQNAVVWSVDEKSGMQAKSRINPTKPSVPGRRARREFEYKRNGTAVLFAALDVHDGGIAGWVTDSTRSENFVEFLGDLVRQTPNGLDLHCIADNLSAHKTGAVATFLEENPHVHIHYTPTHASWLNQVELFFSILERRLLRRGEFASVEELADRIIAFIKDYNRRAAPFRWTYDGRPLRVA